One Deinococcus grandis DNA window includes the following coding sequences:
- a CDS encoding xanthine dehydrogenase family protein, with translation MTTPELSARTHLGRPRKIIDGLEKLVGRAPYVADRRVPGLLHAREVLSPYPHSRIRGVDRAAALAVPGVKEVLLGADLNVKPMHSRPSLLLAGDTVVFAGQPVALILADTEAQAADAAALLDVDYEMLDAVEDAEAALANAVREAAGVRVTELPVTAEAVWRLRQAQAVGGTPDRSSE, from the coding sequence ATGACCACGCCTGAACTGTCGGCCCGCACGCACCTGGGTCGTCCGCGCAAGATCATCGACGGTCTGGAGAAACTCGTGGGCCGCGCGCCGTACGTCGCGGACCGGCGGGTGCCGGGGCTGCTGCATGCCCGCGAGGTGCTGTCGCCGTACCCGCACTCGCGGATTCGCGGTGTGGACCGCGCGGCGGCGCTGGCCGTGCCGGGCGTAAAGGAGGTGCTGCTGGGCGCGGACCTGAACGTGAAGCCCATGCACTCGCGGCCCAGTCTGCTGCTGGCGGGGGACACGGTGGTGTTCGCGGGGCAGCCGGTCGCGCTGATCCTGGCGGACACCGAGGCGCAGGCGGCGGACGCGGCGGCGCTGCTGGACGTGGACTACGAGATGCTGGATGCCGTGGAGGACGCGGAGGCGGCCCTGGCGAACGCGGTGCGGGAGGCGGCGGGCGTGCGCGTGACCGAGCTGCCGGTGACGGCGGAGGCGGTATGGCGGCTCCGGCAGGCGCAGGCTGTGGGAGGCACCCCAGACCGTTCATCAGAGTAA
- a CDS encoding CaiB/BaiF CoA transferase family protein has product MTPDLPLSGVRVADFTRVLTGPLCTMLLGDLGADVIKVEPPGGDDTRAWGPPFQTGPDGARESSYFLSVNRNKRSVTLDLKAQEGLEAARRLIAGSDVLVENFRPGTLERLGLGWEDLHAAHPRLIYASITGFGLSGPYRDRAGYDVVAQGMGGLMSYNGEAGGEPLRVGVAVADVYSGALITQAILAALYARERTGRGARVDVNLLESVIALGSSQVGRYLATGEVPVPTGNDHRSIVPYGTFPCADGFVNIAVGNDALWRRFCAALNDPDLGADARFTTNEGRVTHRADLDHLLLPALARHTRADLMTRLEVAGVPCGPVNDLSDVFNDPHVQARGVAVPVPHPTLGETTVTSPPWRFGGEALPVRLAPPTPGQHTREVLSELGLSPEISSAAPAPEPD; this is encoded by the coding sequence ATGACCCCAGACCTGCCCCTGAGTGGCGTGCGCGTCGCGGACTTCACCCGCGTCCTGACCGGCCCGCTGTGCACCATGCTCCTCGGCGACCTCGGCGCGGACGTGATCAAGGTCGAGCCGCCCGGCGGGGACGACACCCGCGCCTGGGGACCGCCCTTCCAGACGGGGCCGGACGGGGCGCGCGAGAGCAGTTACTTCCTGAGCGTGAACCGCAACAAGCGCAGCGTCACCCTGGACCTCAAGGCTCAGGAGGGGCTGGAGGCTGCCCGCCGCCTGATCGCGGGCAGCGACGTGCTCGTCGAGAACTTCCGGCCCGGCACGCTGGAGCGCCTGGGGCTGGGCTGGGAGGACCTGCACGCCGCGCACCCCCGCCTGATCTACGCCAGCATCACGGGCTTCGGCCTGAGCGGCCCGTACCGCGACCGCGCCGGGTACGACGTCGTGGCGCAGGGCATGGGGGGCCTCATGAGCTACAACGGCGAGGCGGGCGGCGAGCCCCTGCGGGTCGGCGTGGCGGTTGCGGACGTGTACAGCGGCGCGCTGATCACCCAGGCGATCCTCGCCGCGCTGTACGCCCGTGAACGCACCGGACGCGGCGCGCGGGTGGACGTGAACCTGCTCGAAAGCGTGATCGCGCTGGGGTCCTCGCAGGTGGGCCGTTACCTCGCTACCGGGGAGGTCCCCGTGCCCACCGGGAACGACCACCGGTCCATCGTCCCGTACGGCACCTTCCCCTGCGCGGACGGGTTCGTGAACATCGCCGTGGGCAACGACGCCCTGTGGCGACGCTTCTGCGCGGCGCTGAACGACCCTGACCTGGGCGCGGACGCCCGCTTCACCACGAACGAGGGCCGCGTCACGCACCGCGCCGACCTCGACCACCTGCTGCTGCCCGCCCTGGCCCGCCACACCCGCGCCGACCTCATGACCCGCCTGGAGGTCGCGGGCGTCCCCTGCGGCCCCGTGAACGACCTGTCCGACGTCTTCAACGACCCGCACGTGCAGGCGCGCGGCGTCGCCGTGCCCGTCCCGCACCCCACCCTGGGCGAGACGACCGTCACCAGCCCCCCCTGGCGCTTCGGCGGCGAGGCCCTCCCCGTGCGCCTCGCGCCTCCCACGCCCGGGCAGCACACCCGCGAGGTGCTGAGCGAACTGGGACTGAGCCCCGAGATCAGCTCAGCCGCGCCAGCGCCCGAGCCAGATTGA
- a CDS encoding HD domain-containing protein encodes MTGTHEQALLTAAEAFAGPFYAEPGRAYHTGVHVRALLDALAGRGVWTPALALAAWGHDLIYDPRASDNEVRSADVFGDWLAAQGAPADLQAEVRALTLATRHTVPVTTRAEALFVDADLSVLGAAPEAFDAYDRAIRVEYAHVPGDAYRAGRAAVPRGFLNREWLYLTPEFAGLEPQARINLARALARLS; translated from the coding sequence GTGACAGGTACGCACGAACAGGCCCTGTTGACCGCCGCCGAGGCGTTCGCGGGGCCGTTCTACGCCGAGCCGGGCCGGGCGTACCACACAGGGGTGCATGTGCGGGCGCTGCTGGACGCTCTGGCGGGGCGTGGGGTGTGGACGCCCGCGCTGGCGCTGGCCGCGTGGGGCCATGACCTGATCTACGATCCGCGCGCGTCGGATAACGAGGTGCGCAGCGCGGACGTGTTCGGGGACTGGCTGGCCGCGCAGGGGGCGCCCGCCGACCTTCAGGCGGAGGTGCGGGCGCTGACCCTCGCGACCCGGCACACCGTTCCCGTGACCACGCGGGCGGAGGCGCTGTTCGTGGACGCCGACCTGAGTGTCCTGGGCGCCGCTCCGGAGGCGTTCGACGCGTACGACCGGGCCATCCGGGTGGAGTACGCGCACGTGCCTGGGGACGCGTACCGCGCCGGGCGGGCAGCGGTCCCGCGGGGCTTCCTGAACCGCGAGTGGCTGTACCTCACGCCGGAGTTCGCGGGGCTGGAGCCTCAGGCGCGGATCAATCTGGCTCGGGCGCTGGCGCGGCTGAGCTGA
- the argR gene encoding arginine repressor yields the protein MAGTLSKEQRQKRIQDIIARDSVSTQGELVERLQAEGIRVTQATVSRDINELRLVRLPVGKGRHRYALAQTAGHVGAQEELARLFQNFVHDIDRGENMLVIRTADGHATGVALVLDRVRRDDIIGTLAGEDTIFVVARTTADAENIMEEFHALMLG from the coding sequence ATGGCGGGTACGCTCAGCAAGGAACAACGTCAGAAACGCATTCAGGACATCATCGCCCGCGACAGTGTCAGCACCCAGGGAGAACTCGTCGAGCGCCTCCAGGCCGAGGGCATCCGGGTCACGCAGGCCACCGTCAGCCGCGACATCAACGAGCTGCGGCTGGTGCGCCTCCCGGTCGGCAAGGGCCGCCACCGCTACGCCCTGGCGCAGACGGCCGGGCACGTGGGCGCGCAGGAGGAACTCGCGCGGCTCTTCCAGAATTTCGTGCATGACATCGACCGGGGCGAGAACATGCTCGTGATCCGAACGGCGGACGGGCACGCGACCGGCGTGGCGCTGGTGCTGGACCGGGTGCGGCGGGACGACATCATCGGCACGCTGGCGGGCGAGGACACGATCTTCGTGGTGGCGCGGACCACGGCGGACGCGGAGAACATCATGGAAGAGTTCCACGCGCTGATGCTGGGGTAA